A stretch of the Sulfurospirillum sp. UCH001 genome encodes the following:
- the rpsL gene encoding 30S ribosomal protein S12 has protein sequence MPTINQLVRNERKKVIKKSKSPAMAKCPQRRGVCTRVYTTTPKKPNSALRKVAKVKLTSGFEVISYIGGEGHNLQEHSIVLVRGGRVKDLPGVKYHIVRGALDTSGVAKRTVSRSKYGTKRPKAK, from the coding sequence GTGCCAACCATTAACCAACTCGTCAGAAATGAGAGAAAAAAGGTAATTAAAAAGTCGAAATCACCTGCGATGGCAAAATGTCCTCAAAGAAGAGGCGTTTGCACCAGAGTTTATACTACGACTCCAAAAAAACCTAACTCAGCGCTTAGAAAAGTTGCCAAAGTCAAATTGACAAGCGGCTTCGAAGTCATTAGCTACATCGGTGGCGAAGGACATAACCTTCAAGAACACTCTATTGTTTTAGTACGTGGCGGAAGGGTAAAAGACTTACCAGGTGTTAAGTACCATATCGTACGTGGTGCGCTTGATACTTCAGGTGTTGCAAAAAGAACGGTGTCTAGAAGTAAATACGGTACAAAAAGACCAAAAGCTAAATAA
- the rpsG gene encoding 30S ribosomal protein S7 has protein sequence MRRRKAPVREVLPDPIYNSKIITKFINALMLDGKKSVATKVFYGALELAEKRSGTLKGIEIFNAAIDNVKPVMEVKSRRVGGATYQVPVEVRAARQQALALRWLVSYSRKRSERTMIERLANELLDAANSRGATFKKKEDTYKMAEANKAFAHYRW, from the coding sequence ATGAGAAGAAGAAAAGCTCCCGTAAGAGAAGTATTACCAGATCCAATCTACAATAGCAAGATTATCACAAAGTTTATCAATGCGTTGATGCTCGATGGAAAAAAAAGTGTTGCTACTAAAGTATTTTATGGTGCATTAGAGTTAGCAGAAAAAAGAAGTGGAACCCTAAAAGGTATTGAGATTTTTAATGCAGCTATCGATAATGTAAAACCAGTTATGGAAGTAAAAAGTAGACGTGTAGGTGGAGCAACATACCAAGTTCCAGTAGAAGTTAGAGCAGCTCGTCAACAAGCATTGGCTCTTAGATGGTTGGTTTCTTATTCACGTAAAAGAAGTGAGAGAACAATGATCGAGAGGTTGGCAAATGAACTTTTAGATGCGGCTAATAGTAGAGGCGCTACCTTTAAGAAGAAAGAAGATACTTATAAAATGGCAGAAGCAAACAAAGCGTTTGCTCACTATCGCTGGTAA
- a CDS encoding nitroreductase family protein, producing MLPYHAQTMHSYFSVRNSSHFMDWEHQPNQFKIYPEELQRIKLEPQNPHHQFLSLIGGITAQKSYPGVTYALRTNPSAGALYPTEVYIQIRSVEGFEDAIYHLCPYESALVLLYALKQDEGIECYLHSQKINGFIFLFSALYYRSSWKYRDRAFRYCLHDTGHMLGTVEASCFVYKKKYRICYDIDKKALNKLFHFGTEEFFLSSVIVGSEIDETCDAALMQVPYVDGTGVFEANNLIEKTYLSTCELSLEKQIIMPSFRLDDTRFKHAIWKRRSIREFSQKSLSKEEFEQVMDFINEPIPSDCDVKIDIYAIINRVEGMWQGVYKEGVYLQSSNFARKAGYLCLEQALGAQSGVTFFLVGNDDKNYQAMVQKAGIIGHRLYLISEYLGFGCSGIGAYYDEEVAEFLASDGMVLYALAIGR from the coding sequence ATGTTACCATACCATGCTCAAACAATGCACAGTTATTTCTCTGTGCGCAACTCGTCTCATTTTATGGATTGGGAGCACCAGCCTAATCAATTTAAGATATATCCTGAAGAACTTCAACGCATTAAACTCGAACCACAAAACCCTCATCATCAATTTCTTTCTCTTATTGGAGGTATCACTGCACAAAAAAGCTATCCAGGCGTGACTTATGCTTTGCGTACCAATCCTAGCGCTGGGGCTTTGTACCCTACTGAAGTGTATATACAGATACGAAGCGTTGAGGGGTTCGAAGATGCAATTTACCATCTTTGCCCTTATGAGTCAGCTCTTGTATTGCTCTATGCTTTGAAACAAGATGAAGGCATAGAGTGTTATTTACATTCACAGAAAATAAATGGTTTTATTTTTCTCTTTTCAGCACTTTACTACCGTTCATCATGGAAATACCGTGATCGCGCTTTTAGGTATTGTTTACACGATACAGGGCATATGTTAGGTACCGTTGAAGCATCATGTTTTGTTTACAAAAAAAAGTATCGCATTTGCTATGATATAGACAAAAAAGCGTTGAATAAACTCTTTCATTTTGGCACAGAAGAATTTTTTCTCTCATCTGTTATTGTGGGTAGTGAAATAGATGAAACATGTGATGCCGCACTCATGCAAGTACCTTATGTAGATGGTACGGGTGTATTTGAAGCAAATAATCTCATTGAAAAGACCTATTTATCAACGTGTGAACTCTCTTTAGAAAAACAGATAATTATGCCTTCTTTTCGTTTAGATGATACACGCTTTAAACATGCCATTTGGAAGCGTCGTTCCATTCGTGAATTTAGCCAAAAGTCTCTTTCAAAAGAAGAGTTTGAACAGGTAATGGATTTCATCAATGAGCCTATCCCTTCAGACTGTGATGTAAAGATTGATATTTATGCGATTATCAATCGAGTAGAAGGAATGTGGCAAGGAGTATACAAAGAAGGTGTCTATCTACAAAGTAGCAATTTTGCACGCAAAGCAGGATATCTTTGTTTAGAGCAAGCATTAGGTGCTCAAAGTGGTGTGACATTCTTTTTGGTAGGAAACGATGATAAAAACTATCAAGCGATGGTTCAAAAAGCAGGCATTATAGGTCATCGACTTTATCTTATCAGTGAGTACCTTGGTTTTGGTTGCAGTGGCATCGGTGCGTATTATGATGAAGAAGTTGCTGAATTTTTAGCAAGTGATGGCATGGTACTTTACGCATTAGCCATAGGGCGCTGA
- the fusA gene encoding elongation factor G, whose product MARNTPIEMVRNIGIAAHIDAGKTTTTERILFYTGISHKIGEVHDGAATMDWMEQEKERGITITSAATTCTWKDHQINIIDTPGHVDFTIEVERSMRVLDGAVAVFCAVGGVQPQSETVWRQANRYQVPRMVYVNKMDRIGANFYNVESQIKTRLKANPVPIQIPIGAEDTFKGVVDLVEMRALIWDDDAAMGSNYQVVDIPAELMDKAKEYREKMVEAVSETSDALMEKYLGGEELTKEEIKAGIKAGCLAMTFIPMICGTSFKNKGVQPMLDAVVDYMPAPTEVHAIKGEYEDGRECVVDSTDDGEFAALAFKIMTDPFVGQLTFVRVYRGILESGSYAYNTTKDKKERIGRLLKMHANKREEIKVLHAGEIGAVVGLKDTLTGDTLASEKDPVILERMVFPDPVISVAVEPKTKADQEKMGIALQKLAQEDPSFRVETDEESGQTIISGMGELHLEILVDRMLREFKVSAEVGQPQVAYRETIRASVNQEYKYAKQSGGRGQYGHVYLKLEPQEPGAGYEFVNDIKGGAVPKEYIPAVDKGIKEALQSGVLAGYKVEDVKVTLYDGSYHEVDSSEMAFKLAASMGFKEGARKAKPVILEPIMKVEVETPEDFMGDVIGDLNRRRGQINSMDDRSGNKIVNAFCPLAEMFGYSTDLRSQTQGRASYSMEFDHYDEVPRNVAEEIIKKRNG is encoded by the coding sequence ATGGCAAGAAATACCCCTATTGAAATGGTTAGAAACATCGGTATTGCTGCGCACATTGATGCAGGTAAAACCACTACAACAGAAAGAATCCTTTTTTACACTGGTATCTCTCACAAAATTGGTGAGGTACATGATGGTGCTGCAACAATGGACTGGATGGAGCAAGAGAAAGAAAGAGGTATTACCATTACTTCTGCTGCAACAACTTGTACATGGAAAGATCACCAAATTAACATCATCGACACTCCGGGCCACGTTGACTTCACCATTGAAGTTGAGCGTTCTATGCGTGTTCTTGATGGCGCTGTAGCAGTATTTTGTGCTGTTGGTGGCGTTCAACCACAATCTGAGACTGTTTGGAGACAAGCAAATCGTTACCAAGTTCCAAGAATGGTTTATGTTAATAAAATGGACCGTATTGGTGCAAACTTCTATAACGTTGAATCACAAATTAAAACTCGTCTAAAAGCGAATCCAGTGCCAATTCAAATTCCTATTGGTGCAGAAGATACCTTCAAAGGTGTTGTTGATCTCGTTGAGATGAGAGCACTTATTTGGGATGACGACGCTGCAATGGGTTCAAACTACCAAGTAGTTGATATTCCAGCTGAGCTTATGGATAAAGCAAAAGAATACCGTGAGAAAATGGTAGAAGCAGTTTCTGAAACTAGCGATGCTTTAATGGAAAAATATCTTGGCGGTGAAGAACTTACAAAAGAAGAGATCAAAGCAGGTATTAAAGCAGGATGTCTAGCAATGACATTCATCCCTATGATTTGTGGAACATCATTTAAAAACAAAGGTGTTCAACCAATGTTGGATGCTGTTGTTGACTATATGCCAGCTCCAACTGAAGTACACGCAATTAAAGGTGAGTACGAAGACGGACGTGAGTGTGTTGTTGATTCAACAGATGATGGCGAATTTGCTGCTCTTGCGTTTAAAATTATGACCGATCCATTCGTTGGACAATTAACATTCGTTCGTGTATACCGTGGTATCCTTGAGAGCGGAAGTTATGCATACAACACAACAAAAGATAAAAAAGAGAGAATTGGTCGTCTCTTAAAAATGCATGCTAACAAACGTGAAGAGATTAAAGTTCTTCATGCAGGTGAAATTGGTGCGGTTGTAGGTCTTAAAGATACACTAACAGGTGATACACTTGCTAGCGAAAAAGATCCTGTAATTCTAGAGAGAATGGTATTCCCAGATCCAGTTATCTCTGTTGCAGTTGAGCCAAAAACAAAAGCTGACCAAGAGAAAATGGGCATTGCACTTCAAAAACTTGCTCAAGAAGATCCAAGCTTTAGAGTTGAGACTGATGAAGAGAGTGGTCAAACTATTATTTCTGGTATGGGTGAGCTTCACCTAGAAATTCTTGTTGATCGTATGCTTAGAGAGTTTAAAGTAAGTGCTGAAGTTGGTCAACCACAAGTTGCTTACCGTGAGACAATCCGTGCCTCTGTTAACCAAGAGTACAAATACGCAAAACAATCTGGTGGTCGTGGTCAATACGGTCACGTTTATCTTAAACTTGAGCCACAAGAGCCAGGTGCAGGTTATGAATTTGTTAACGATATCAAAGGTGGTGCGGTTCCAAAAGAATACATTCCAGCTGTTGATAAAGGTATCAAAGAAGCACTTCAAAGTGGTGTTCTTGCAGGTTATAAAGTGGAAGACGTTAAAGTTACACTTTATGATGGAAGCTACCATGAGGTTGACTCATCTGAGATGGCATTTAAACTTGCTGCTTCTATGGGCTTCAAAGAGGGTGCAAGAAAAGCGAAACCAGTTATTCTTGAGCCAATCATGAAAGTTGAAGTTGAGACTCCAGAAGACTTTATGGGTGATGTTATCGGCGATCTTAACAGAAGACGTGGACAAATCAACTCTATGGATGACAGAAGTGGTAACAAAATTGTTAACGCATTCTGCCCATTGGCTGAAATGTTCGGTTACTCTACAGATCTTCGTTCTCAAACACAAGGTCGTGCTTCTTACTCTATGGAATTTGATCACTATGATGAAGTTCCAAGAAACGTTGCAGAAGAGATTATTAAAAAACGTAACGGCTAA
- a CDS encoding MATE family efflux transporter, with amino-acid sequence MDSTSLINQPIPSLLRQLSIPSSLGMLFNTLYNIVDTYYAGLISTEALAALSASSFLFFFVIGLAYGGTSALTALIGHAYGKQHFFLASLIAQKGVALIIGVGMVLGLLGFFCASDLLHLIGTTERYHALALSFIEVILLGAALFFANFALNSVLVATGDTKSYRNTLIFGFFANIALNPLFIYGWGFIPAMGIAGIAFATVLVQAINAAYLLYKSLQTGLIRFNCKEQYYPDWRIYKEFISQATPPGLNMLMMSFGSLIALHFVTTYGYQAVAGYGIGYRVEQLMLLPALGISSAVLSLVSNNKGAGKYERVRQTLFYALAYGYTISIVGMAILWILGAWLVAQFDSNNEVIQYGTIYIYVMLFLFCGYVTHFACVATLQGIKKPTMIFYVGFFRQILAPSIVYTLIVSYFQLSFVWMWVGLGCIVYSSALFLLYYTYKKLPQRPMANA; translated from the coding sequence ATGGATTCGACATCACTTATCAATCAACCTATCCCTTCTTTACTCAGGCAACTTTCGATTCCATCAAGCCTTGGTATGCTTTTTAACACGCTCTATAATATTGTCGATACCTATTATGCAGGGCTTATCTCAACAGAAGCATTAGCTGCACTCTCTGCTTCATCTTTTCTTTTTTTCTTTGTCATAGGTCTTGCATATGGTGGAACCAGTGCACTCACGGCACTGATAGGTCATGCGTATGGGAAACAGCATTTTTTCCTTGCAAGCCTTATTGCTCAAAAAGGTGTTGCATTGATTATTGGCGTAGGAATGGTTTTAGGGCTACTAGGATTTTTTTGCGCCTCAGATTTACTACATCTCATTGGAACGACAGAACGCTACCATGCGCTTGCACTCTCTTTTATTGAAGTGATTTTGCTAGGGGCAGCCCTCTTCTTCGCCAATTTTGCACTCAATAGTGTTCTCGTTGCGACAGGTGATACCAAGAGTTATCGTAACACACTTATTTTTGGCTTTTTTGCCAATATTGCACTCAATCCACTCTTTATCTATGGATGGGGATTCATCCCGGCTATGGGTATTGCAGGTATTGCTTTTGCAACTGTTTTAGTGCAAGCCATCAATGCGGCTTATTTGCTCTATAAAAGCTTACAAACAGGACTGATTCGTTTTAACTGTAAAGAACAGTATTATCCTGATTGGCGTATCTATAAAGAATTCATTTCACAAGCGACACCTCCAGGGCTCAATATGTTGATGATGTCCTTTGGCTCACTGATAGCGCTTCATTTTGTTACTACGTATGGTTATCAAGCAGTAGCAGGATATGGCATTGGATACAGAGTTGAACAATTAATGCTTCTTCCAGCCCTTGGCATTAGCAGTGCCGTACTTAGTTTGGTTTCAAACAACAAAGGAGCAGGAAAATATGAACGTGTCCGTCAAACACTTTTTTATGCGCTCGCGTATGGCTATACGATCAGCATTGTGGGTATGGCGATTTTATGGATTTTGGGGGCATGGTTAGTAGCACAATTTGATTCCAACAATGAGGTTATCCAATACGGTACAATCTACATTTATGTGATGCTTTTTCTCTTCTGTGGTTATGTAACACATTTTGCGTGCGTAGCAACATTGCAAGGAATTAAGAAGCCAACGATGATTTTCTACGTAGGCTTTTTTCGCCAAATCTTAGCACCTAGCATTGTGTATACACTGATTGTCTCTTATTTTCAACTCTCTTTTGTGTGGATGTGGGTTGGGCTTGGATGCATCGTATACAGTTCAGCTCTTTTTTTACTCTACTATACCTATAAAAAGCTGCCTCAGCGCCCTATGGCTAATGCGTAA